The following are encoded in a window of Corynebacterium argentoratense DSM 44202 genomic DNA:
- the arc gene encoding proteasome ATPase, translating to MPTTGAALDANNLRHRLTQLETQNTKLVAMLKASRDKLAVLTEELEALAAPPSVYGTFLETSADGINAEVFTSNRQMRLTVSPTIDKAELDAGKLVRLGEGSQIVEVCGYTTSGAVAQCKDVIPGGRAIVVDSAGNEHVVRLATSLINTNTTTKTPSGDAAGVAAGDNLLVDTKAGYAFEVLPRADIGTLALEEVPNVTYADIGGLGQQIDTIHDAIELPYTHPELYERFELTPPRGVLLYGPPGCGKTLIAKAVANSLSSRGGGRTRFINVKGPELLNKYVGETERMIRAIFERARELARDGQAVVVFFDEMESIFRTRGSGVSSDMETTVVPQLLAELDGVEELGNVIVIGATNREELIDPAILRPGRLDVKIRVQRPDRQAARDIFARYITGAIPLAAPQTELIDAAVDTLFTPRPFVELTLVDGSTEVLNTSDFVSGAMIANIVDRAKKLAIKQIISSTAVGEGGLSAQHLIDATLAEVEENEDLPNTSDPDTWSRISGRHGKKVVHARVLPLNTKEA from the coding sequence ATCCCCACCACCGGCGCCGCCCTCGACGCCAACAACCTCCGCCACCGCCTCACCCAACTCGAAACCCAAAACACCAAACTCGTCGCCATGCTCAAAGCATCCCGCGACAAACTCGCCGTACTCACCGAAGAACTCGAGGCCCTCGCCGCTCCACCCAGCGTCTACGGCACCTTCCTGGAAACCAGCGCCGACGGCATCAATGCGGAAGTCTTCACCTCCAACCGCCAGATGCGCCTCACCGTCAGCCCCACCATCGACAAAGCCGAACTCGACGCCGGAAAACTCGTTCGCCTCGGCGAAGGCAGCCAAATCGTCGAAGTCTGCGGCTACACCACCTCCGGAGCGGTCGCGCAATGCAAAGACGTCATCCCCGGTGGGCGCGCAATCGTCGTCGACAGTGCCGGTAACGAACACGTCGTGCGCCTCGCGACGTCATTAATCAACACCAACACCACAACAAAAACTCCGAGTGGTGACGCCGCGGGGGTCGCTGCGGGAGACAATCTTCTGGTCGACACCAAAGCCGGCTACGCCTTCGAAGTTCTACCGCGCGCGGACATCGGCACTCTTGCCCTCGAAGAAGTCCCCAACGTCACCTACGCGGACATCGGGGGACTGGGGCAACAAATCGACACCATCCACGATGCCATCGAGCTGCCCTACACCCACCCCGAATTATATGAGCGTTTCGAACTGACCCCGCCCCGCGGTGTGCTGCTGTACGGGCCTCCCGGGTGTGGCAAAACTCTGATCGCCAAGGCAGTGGCGAATTCCCTGTCCAGCCGTGGGGGCGGCCGCACGCGCTTCATCAACGTTAAAGGCCCGGAGCTGCTGAACAAATACGTCGGCGAAACCGAAAGGATGATCCGGGCGATCTTTGAACGCGCCCGAGAGCTCGCCCGCGATGGGCAGGCAGTGGTCGTCTTTTTCGACGAGATGGAGTCGATCTTCCGCACCCGCGGCTCCGGCGTCAGCTCCGACATGGAGACGACTGTGGTCCCGCAGTTGCTGGCGGAGCTTGACGGTGTGGAGGAGCTCGGCAACGTCATCGTTATCGGCGCTACTAACCGGGAAGAGTTGATCGATCCGGCGATCTTGCGCCCAGGTCGTTTGGACGTCAAAATCCGTGTCCAGCGCCCCGACCGGCAGGCGGCACGTGACATTTTCGCCCGCTACATCACCGGCGCCATCCCCCTTGCCGCACCTCAGACTGAGCTTATTGACGCCGCGGTTGACACGCTGTTCACTCCGCGTCCGTTCGTGGAACTCACGCTGGTCGACGGCAGCACAGAGGTACTGAATACCAGTGATTTTGTCTCCGGCGCGATGATCGCAAACATCGTCGACCGCGCGAAGAAGTTGGCGATTAAACAGATCATTAGCTCCACGGCAGTAGGCGAGGGGGGCCTTTCCGCTCAGCATCTGATTGATGCCACCCTGGCCGAAGTGGAGGAAAATGAGGACCTTCCCAACACCTCGGATCCCGATACGTGGTCCCGAATTAGTGGGCGCCACGGCAAAAAGGTCGTTCACGCTAGGGTTCTGCCCCTCAACACGAAGGAAGCGTAG
- the dop gene encoding depupylase/deamidase Dop → MVGFIGTETEYGIATPTDPYASPIATSTHAIVAYSLKHQHARTRWDFASESPLRDTRGFDLRRYHSAPVIDPHALGVANLVLTNGARFYVDHAHPEYSAPETTNAFDAMLYDAAGDRIMHDAVREVAAHSERNHSVLEGHPPCPPLKIYKNNVDGKGASYGTHENYCYDRNAVEFDDLAASLIPFFVCRQVVIGAGRVGLGERSQEAGFQISQRADYIETTVSLETTLNRGIINTRDEPHGDPEAIGRLHVIIGDANMSQVSNVLKLGMTKLVLSAIEQGARFDDVALADPVAAVKVVSRDLDCRASLELADGRRLTALEILAVYRDRVEQTLGETLDVHDRRVLDLWDEVCAKLAVDPLSTSDMLDWTAKLALIRRYVDRGLAMDDPKVALIDLQYSDIDESKGLYYALVRKGLMRTLVTADDIARAMAEPPADTRAWIRGTVLRCFGDAVVAANWDNVVVDVSRLKGSSSGDDAAGVDAVEKTVSLTSLCCGTRAEVMGETPTDDSTALSERAADWIRQRAV, encoded by the coding sequence ATGGTTGGTTTTATCGGCACCGAAACCGAGTACGGCATCGCGACCCCCACCGACCCTTATGCCAGCCCCATCGCCACCAGTACCCACGCGATCGTCGCATATTCACTGAAGCATCAGCATGCCCGCACTCGCTGGGACTTCGCCTCAGAATCACCCCTGCGCGATACTCGCGGCTTTGACCTGCGCCGTTACCACTCAGCACCCGTCATCGACCCGCATGCGCTGGGCGTTGCCAATCTAGTTCTGACCAATGGGGCCCGCTTCTATGTTGACCACGCGCACCCGGAGTACTCCGCACCGGAAACAACCAATGCCTTCGACGCTATGTTGTATGACGCCGCGGGGGATCGGATCATGCACGACGCCGTGCGGGAGGTCGCCGCGCATAGCGAGCGCAATCATTCTGTGTTGGAGGGGCATCCGCCGTGCCCGCCGCTAAAGATCTACAAGAACAATGTGGATGGTAAGGGGGCGTCCTATGGCACTCACGAGAATTATTGCTACGACCGTAACGCGGTGGAGTTCGATGATCTCGCGGCGTCATTAATCCCATTTTTCGTCTGCCGGCAGGTGGTGATCGGCGCCGGCCGCGTCGGTTTGGGCGAGCGTTCCCAGGAGGCAGGTTTTCAGATCAGCCAGCGTGCGGACTATATCGAAACGACTGTGTCGCTGGAAACCACCCTCAACCGGGGCATTATCAATACTCGCGACGAACCTCATGGCGATCCCGAAGCAATCGGTCGTCTGCACGTCATCATTGGTGATGCCAACATGTCGCAGGTGTCGAATGTGTTGAAGCTCGGCATGACCAAGCTGGTGCTGTCTGCGATCGAGCAGGGCGCACGTTTTGATGACGTCGCGTTGGCGGATCCGGTGGCGGCGGTCAAGGTTGTGTCGAGGGATCTCGACTGCCGCGCGTCCTTGGAGTTGGCGGACGGCCGTAGGCTCACGGCTTTGGAGATTCTGGCGGTGTACCGCGACAGGGTGGAGCAGACGCTGGGGGAGACCCTGGATGTTCACGATCGCCGGGTCCTGGATTTGTGGGACGAGGTCTGCGCCAAGCTGGCTGTAGATCCGTTGAGCACGTCCGACATGCTGGATTGGACGGCGAAGTTAGCGCTGATTCGCCGTTATGTTGACCGCGGCCTAGCTATGGATGATCCCAAGGTTGCTTTAATTGATCTGCAGTACAGCGACATCGACGAGTCCAAGGGCTTGTACTATGCGTTGGTGCGCAAAGGATTGATGCGCACGCTGGTCACCGCTGACGATATTGCCCGCGCCATGGCGGAGCCCCCTGCGGATACGCGCGCGTGGATTCGCGGAACCGTGCTGCGGTGTTTCGGCGATGCTGTCGTGGCGGCCAATTGGGACAACGTCGTCGTCGATGTGTCTAGGTTGAAAGGCTCGTCTTCGGGTGATGACGCCGCGGGGGTTGATGCTGTCGAGAAAACCGTCTCTCTCACATCTCTGTGCTGCGGCACGCGTGCTGAGGTGATGGGGGAGACCCCCACAGACGACAGCACCGCCTTGTCGGAACGCGCAGCTGACTGGATTCGACAGCGCGCGGTCTAA
- a CDS encoding FecCD family ABC transporter permease yields MAALVALAVVSLFVGSGDVAPSAVFEVLRGRSSGSADETIVLGLRAPRIWVALLAGAALGMAGALTQTLTRNPLAEPGILGINSGAALAVVAAMSLVPDLPPVPLVVAAMLGSLVAGSVVLLLGGVWRGRHDVVRLVLSGAAFTAVTAALTNYVLVTNPQVFTQFRYWDAGAVQARPGALLVVTGVLSACAVVVLVLIGKQVNALSLGEEMAGSLGINPRRVYIAAGLCAVVLAACATSLVGPVGFLGLMAPLMVRWLTGPRIVPLMVGCALTGALVLLAADVWGRVVLPPREVQASIMCALLGGPVFVAIARKVRGIGG; encoded by the coding sequence GTGGCGGCGCTTGTCGCGTTGGCCGTTGTGTCGCTGTTTGTTGGATCGGGTGACGTCGCCCCCTCCGCAGTGTTTGAGGTGTTGCGTGGGCGTAGCTCGGGCTCGGCTGATGAAACCATTGTGTTGGGGTTGCGTGCTCCGCGGATTTGGGTGGCCTTGTTGGCGGGTGCTGCTTTGGGTATGGCTGGTGCGTTGACTCAGACGCTTACTCGTAATCCTTTGGCTGAGCCGGGGATTTTGGGTATTAATTCGGGTGCTGCCCTGGCGGTGGTGGCAGCGATGTCGTTGGTTCCCGACCTTCCACCGGTGCCTTTGGTGGTGGCGGCGATGCTGGGTTCTTTGGTGGCGGGTTCTGTGGTGTTGCTGTTGGGTGGTGTGTGGCGGGGCCGTCATGATGTTGTGCGGCTGGTTCTGTCGGGTGCCGCTTTCACAGCGGTGACTGCCGCACTGACTAATTATGTGTTGGTGACGAACCCACAGGTGTTTACGCAGTTTCGTTATTGGGATGCTGGTGCTGTGCAGGCCCGGCCAGGCGCATTGCTGGTGGTCACGGGGGTGTTGTCGGCATGCGCGGTGGTGGTACTGGTGCTTATTGGAAAGCAGGTTAATGCGCTGTCCTTGGGGGAAGAGATGGCGGGCTCGTTGGGGATTAATCCTCGCAGGGTTTATATTGCGGCCGGGTTGTGTGCTGTGGTGCTGGCGGCATGCGCGACGTCATTAGTTGGTCCGGTTGGTTTTTTGGGCTTGATGGCTCCGCTGATGGTTCGGTGGCTGACGGGACCTAGGATTGTGCCGCTGATGGTTGGCTGCGCCCTAACGGGTGCGCTGGTGTTGCTTGCTGCGGATGTGTGGGGGCGTGTGGTGTTGCCGCCGAGGGAGGTTCAGGCATCGATTATGTGTGCGCTGCTGGGTGGTCCGGTGTTTGTTGCGATTGCTCGGAAGGTGCGTGGTATTGGTGGCTAG
- a CDS encoding tRNA (adenine-N1)-methyltransferase, which translates to MAYSGPFQPGDRVQLTDAKRRHFTITLEPGETFFTHKGGIAHDDIIGADEGTVVVSQTGGQYLCFRHLMVDHVLSMPRGAAVIYPKDSAQILVEGDIFPGARVLEAGAGSGALSMSLLRMIGEHGELISYEIREDHLEYAEKNVSEYLGGHPDNWDLRLGDLTQVGLKDLDGKPVDRVILDMLEPWECLDTVAEILVPGGVFMTYVATVPQLMKVMEGIREKKCFTEPRAWESLVREWKVEGLATRPEHRMNAHTAFLVWARRLADGVVAPRPQRRARK; encoded by the coding sequence ATGGCTTATTCAGGACCTTTCCAACCCGGCGACCGCGTACAACTCACCGACGCTAAACGGCGACACTTCACCATCACCCTCGAGCCGGGGGAGACGTTCTTCACCCACAAAGGCGGCATCGCCCACGATGACATTATCGGCGCCGACGAGGGCACCGTAGTCGTCTCCCAAACCGGTGGACAATACCTATGCTTCCGCCACCTCATGGTCGACCACGTACTGTCCATGCCACGCGGCGCCGCAGTGATCTACCCCAAAGACTCCGCCCAAATCCTCGTCGAAGGTGACATCTTCCCAGGTGCCCGCGTACTCGAGGCAGGCGCTGGCTCCGGAGCCCTGTCGATGAGCCTGCTGCGGATGATTGGTGAACACGGCGAACTGATCTCCTACGAAATCCGCGAAGACCACCTCGAATACGCCGAAAAGAACGTCTCCGAATACCTCGGCGGGCACCCCGACAACTGGGACCTGCGCCTGGGTGACCTCACCCAAGTCGGATTGAAGGACCTAGACGGCAAACCCGTCGACCGCGTCATCCTCGACATGCTCGAACCCTGGGAATGCCTAGACACCGTCGCCGAGATCCTCGTACCCGGCGGCGTCTTCATGACCTACGTCGCCACCGTACCCCAGCTGATGAAAGTCATGGAAGGCATCCGCGAAAAGAAGTGCTTCACCGAACCCCGCGCCTGGGAATCCCTCGTGCGCGAATGGAAGGTCGAAGGCCTAGCCACCCGCCCCGAACATCGCATGAACGCACACACCGCCTTCCTCGTGTGGGCACGCCGCCTCGCCGACGGGGTAGTGGCACCCCGCCCACAGCGCCGCGCGCGCAAGTAG
- a CDS encoding glycerate kinase produces the protein MAIDHTTEVPHSSAGRNARTVVVCPDSFKGSLNSDDVAHAIAAGWRQVCPEDTLILSPMADGGEGTRRAFNTARPEAKVVELAELCGIELYEELDPWHAGTAPFGDALREAILATHQEFQASVAGRKRDQHEQDATENAQQKLGPSEGSRPIVYVGIGSSASTDCGAGMLQALGVSIKDAKGQPIAAGLEGVASAASIDLSPAADVLGALRDVDIHVITDVTAPLLGPRGAVQAFGSQKGLKPVDFDHAEAAIERFADLLLEAFTKHPPACPNVHRHARPDAGAKACDVDLSITTPGVGAAGGVGFALKALGAGLLPGAGHVAEAIGLEEQIARADLVITGEGAFDATSLQGKVPAAVKQIADGHGVPCALVAGAIRDDDAAGVFRAVMNLSELAGSAQESMADTARWCEEAGSRLARCCEVTIYV, from the coding sequence ATGGCCATCGACCACACCACAGAAGTTCCACATAGCTCCGCCGGACGTAATGCCCGCACCGTGGTTGTCTGCCCGGACAGCTTCAAAGGAAGCCTGAACAGTGATGACGTCGCGCACGCCATAGCCGCAGGTTGGCGCCAGGTCTGCCCGGAGGACACGCTGATCCTCTCCCCTATGGCTGACGGCGGGGAGGGCACTCGCCGCGCTTTTAACACCGCGCGTCCGGAGGCGAAGGTGGTGGAATTAGCGGAGCTATGCGGTATCGAGCTGTATGAAGAGCTGGACCCTTGGCATGCCGGTACTGCCCCGTTCGGGGATGCGTTGCGCGAAGCGATTCTCGCCACCCATCAGGAGTTCCAGGCAAGTGTGGCGGGAAGAAAGCGCGATCAGCATGAACAGGATGCGACCGAGAATGCTCAACAGAAGCTAGGTCCTTCAGAAGGCTCCCGCCCCATTGTTTACGTCGGCATTGGCTCGAGTGCGTCGACTGATTGCGGTGCGGGCATGTTGCAGGCGCTGGGGGTGAGTATTAAGGATGCGAAGGGGCAGCCCATCGCCGCGGGGCTCGAAGGGGTCGCGTCGGCGGCATCGATCGACCTCTCCCCTGCCGCTGACGTCCTCGGCGCTTTGCGCGACGTCGATATTCACGTGATCACCGATGTGACTGCCCCACTGCTTGGCCCGCGGGGTGCTGTGCAGGCGTTTGGTTCGCAGAAGGGATTAAAGCCGGTGGATTTTGATCACGCCGAAGCCGCTATCGAACGCTTTGCTGATTTGCTGCTTGAGGCTTTCACTAAACATCCACCCGCCTGTCCCAACGTCCATCGACACGCCCGTCCCGATGCCGGCGCTAAGGCTTGCGATGTGGACCTCTCGATCACCACTCCCGGGGTTGGCGCAGCGGGTGGTGTGGGTTTCGCGTTGAAGGCCCTCGGGGCGGGGCTGCTTCCGGGTGCTGGCCATGTTGCGGAGGCCATCGGGCTGGAGGAGCAGATTGCCCGTGCTGACCTGGTGATTACTGGAGAGGGTGCGTTCGACGCGACGTCATTGCAGGGTAAGGTGCCTGCGGCGGTGAAGCAGATTGCGGACGGCCATGGTGTGCCGTGCGCGTTGGTTGCGGGGGCGATCAGGGATGATGACGCCGCGGGGGTGTTTCGTGCAGTGATGAACTTGAGCGAGTTGGCGGGTAGTGCCCAGGAGTCGATGGCGGATACTGCCCGGTGGTGCGAGGAAGCTGGTTCCCGCTTGGCACGATGCTGCGAGGTCACAATTTATGTCTAG
- the fepB gene encoding Fe2+-enterobactin ABC transporter substrate-binding protein, whose product MKHQSSLPKSTCFGRSQTRSGSTSATTPRAVGVHSRRLAALGLAGILSLGLVACSEESGSSSSGKAATNTSSSSAAAGADEMRTVTDARGTVEIPAKPKRIVSTSVVLTGTLLSLDAPVIGTSGSKPNTPGFDEHGWFDQWANIADERGVEPLFDSGNLDVEKIIAEDPDLIVVSATGGDSFAEQYDQLAAVAPTVVVDYNSHGWEEVTTTLGDLLNLQDKAAQVIKDFDSKVADAKKSITPPAEPVDIAVYSGNKGLNVGLPTAPQAKILEEVGVKVADTGVTAEKGRTDFAFTSEEQANQALTAEQILLVGNDQSDVDALLADQRFQNIPAVKNKQVYALGDPSFKLDYYAALDMLNHVVDIYKK is encoded by the coding sequence ATGAAGCATCAATCTTCCCTCCCGAAATCAACCTGCTTTGGCCGGTCGCAGACTCGATCAGGCTCGACTAGTGCAACCACCCCTCGGGCAGTCGGCGTGCATTCGCGACGATTGGCAGCTCTGGGTCTTGCCGGCATTTTGAGCCTCGGCCTGGTTGCTTGCTCCGAGGAATCGGGTTCCTCCAGTTCCGGCAAAGCCGCCACAAATACCAGCAGCTCTAGCGCAGCCGCTGGTGCAGACGAGATGCGCACGGTGACTGACGCTCGCGGGACTGTGGAGATTCCGGCTAAGCCGAAGCGCATCGTATCGACCTCGGTGGTGCTGACCGGCACGTTGCTTTCTCTGGATGCCCCGGTGATCGGCACCAGCGGTTCGAAGCCGAACACCCCGGGTTTCGACGAGCATGGTTGGTTTGATCAGTGGGCCAACATTGCTGATGAGCGCGGCGTTGAGCCGTTGTTTGATTCCGGCAATTTGGATGTCGAGAAGATCATTGCGGAGGACCCGGACCTGATCGTGGTTTCTGCAACCGGTGGCGACAGCTTCGCTGAGCAGTATGACCAGCTAGCTGCGGTGGCACCGACTGTGGTTGTTGATTACAACAGTCATGGTTGGGAGGAAGTAACCACCACGCTGGGCGATCTGCTCAACTTGCAGGATAAGGCAGCACAGGTGATTAAGGACTTCGATTCGAAGGTTGCGGATGCGAAGAAGTCCATTACTCCGCCTGCTGAGCCGGTGGATATTGCTGTGTACTCCGGCAATAAAGGTCTGAATGTGGGCTTGCCTACGGCACCTCAGGCGAAAATCCTGGAGGAGGTCGGCGTTAAGGTTGCTGACACTGGTGTGACTGCAGAGAAGGGGCGCACTGACTTCGCGTTTACTTCCGAGGAGCAGGCGAATCAGGCGTTGACGGCGGAGCAGATTCTGCTGGTGGGTAATGATCAGTCTGATGTTGACGCACTGTTGGCTGATCAGCGTTTCCAGAATATTCCGGCGGTCAAGAATAAGCAGGTGTATGCGCTGGGTGATCCTTCCTTCAAGTTGGACTACTACGCTGCTCTGGACATGCTCAATCATGTCGTTGACATTTACAAGAAGTAG
- a CDS encoding ABC transporter ATP-binding protein, translating to MTNTTVGLRAEDVRLAYGERVVIDGVSVAIPQGAFTVIIGPNACGKSTLLRALARLLPPERGRVLLDGRDIHSLSTKVVARRVGFLPQQQTAPGDLRVRDLVMSGRFPHQSFFSRISNDDVACVQRAMELTGVLDLQERKVEELSGGQRQRAWLATAIAQDTEILLLDEPTTYLDLVHQLEVLRLCASIQKEGRTVVAVLHDLNLAARCADHVIVMSAGEVIGQGTPREVYTEQMLERAFGLDCRIIDDPETGTPLVIPAASTTATS from the coding sequence ATGACGAATACGACTGTGGGCCTACGTGCAGAGGATGTCCGCCTGGCGTATGGCGAGCGCGTGGTAATCGATGGGGTCAGCGTGGCTATCCCCCAGGGTGCGTTTACGGTGATTATCGGCCCTAATGCGTGTGGTAAGTCGACGTTGCTTCGTGCGTTGGCGCGCTTACTGCCGCCTGAGCGTGGGCGGGTGTTGTTGGATGGTCGCGATATTCATTCGTTGTCGACGAAGGTTGTGGCGCGCCGGGTTGGGTTTTTGCCGCAGCAGCAGACGGCACCGGGGGATCTGCGGGTGCGTGATTTGGTGATGAGCGGCCGATTTCCTCATCAGTCATTTTTTTCGCGCATTAGTAATGATGACGTCGCGTGCGTTCAGCGCGCAATGGAGCTGACTGGTGTGCTGGATTTGCAGGAGCGCAAGGTTGAGGAGTTGTCTGGCGGTCAGCGCCAGCGCGCGTGGTTGGCGACTGCGATTGCGCAGGATACTGAGATTTTGTTGTTGGATGAGCCAACGACGTATTTGGACTTGGTGCACCAGTTGGAGGTGTTGAGGTTGTGCGCCAGTATTCAGAAGGAGGGTCGTACGGTGGTGGCGGTCTTGCATGATCTTAATTTGGCGGCGCGGTGTGCTGATCATGTGATTGTGATGAGTGCCGGTGAGGTGATTGGCCAGGGTACACCGCGGGAGGTGTATACGGAGCAGATGTTGGAGCGGGCTTTTGGTTTGGATTGTCGGATTATTGATGATCCGGAGACTGGTACGCCGTTGGTGATTCCTGCGGCGTCGACCACCGCGACGTCATGA
- a CDS encoding enterochelin esterase domain-containing protein, whose translation MTARVVVPQWWAEALAQPSMEVARHLYALEPWGGAPPPSVRSFSDGIAYATLSVLAWRPGAQQVLLHVSNATDAHREDFRPWLMQRLPGTPLFALTVEVPADAIVSYRIADVTGLPYDIGGTRAGWKKVHELGVPDEHNSHRIRTPLGGDASVWYGPDAPWNGWAATEAEQAVVDPAAEAHCPWVVVERGGLRFDVLPGDERVVVLYDGQFLRSHRLDRAMAAEGLGHTVVLVDCGTFDQRRDILTVPDRAAQVTREALAAAREVNRSWQVHDYACEQTCEQAYVIAGQSYGALAVATLCAHYPGLTRAGLAQSGSYWFDPAEDPSARGSTQGHPGSCEGLLLRQLRQGLGEVDTPMIIQVGSEEGGMRSLSQAYFEVLQSRRAPHVIYREVRGGHDYAWWRHGIIDALKQFDAFFADQH comes from the coding sequence ATGACTGCGAGGGTGGTGGTTCCGCAGTGGTGGGCTGAGGCGCTTGCGCAGCCGTCGATGGAGGTTGCGCGGCATTTGTATGCGTTGGAGCCTTGGGGTGGGGCGCCCCCTCCGAGTGTGCGGAGTTTTAGTGATGGCATCGCGTACGCCACGCTGAGCGTGTTGGCTTGGCGTCCCGGTGCGCAGCAGGTGTTGTTGCATGTGTCGAATGCGACGGATGCGCATAGGGAGGATTTTCGTCCGTGGTTGATGCAGCGTTTGCCGGGGACTCCTTTGTTCGCGTTGACGGTGGAGGTGCCGGCGGATGCGATTGTGTCCTATCGGATTGCTGATGTGACGGGGCTGCCCTATGACATTGGCGGCACGAGGGCTGGCTGGAAGAAGGTGCATGAGCTGGGTGTGCCTGATGAGCACAATTCCCATCGCATTCGGACGCCATTGGGTGGGGATGCGAGTGTCTGGTACGGGCCTGATGCGCCGTGGAATGGCTGGGCAGCAACTGAGGCGGAGCAAGCGGTAGTTGATCCGGCTGCAGAAGCCCACTGTCCCTGGGTTGTGGTGGAAAGGGGCGGGCTGCGTTTTGATGTGTTGCCGGGTGATGAGCGCGTGGTGGTGCTCTATGATGGACAATTCTTGCGCTCGCACAGGCTGGATCGGGCGATGGCCGCGGAGGGGCTTGGGCACACGGTGGTGCTTGTGGATTGCGGAACCTTTGATCAGCGGCGCGACATTCTGACGGTGCCTGATCGTGCAGCGCAGGTTACTCGCGAGGCGTTGGCTGCTGCTCGCGAGGTCAACCGGAGTTGGCAGGTGCACGATTATGCATGCGAACAGACCTGCGAACAGGCGTACGTGATCGCCGGGCAGTCATATGGCGCGCTTGCGGTGGCGACACTGTGTGCGCACTACCCCGGTTTGACGCGTGCGGGGCTGGCACAGTCGGGCTCCTATTGGTTTGATCCTGCAGAAGACCCGAGCGCCCGTGGAAGCACCCAGGGACACCCCGGCAGCTGCGAAGGCCTACTGCTGCGTCAACTGCGGCAGGGGCTGGGTGAGGTCGATACTCCGATGATCATCCAGGTGGGCTCGGAGGAAGGCGGCATGCGGTCGCTGTCGCAGGCGTATTTCGAGGTTCTACAGTCGCGCCGGGCTCCGCACGTGATCTATCGGGAGGTTCGGGGTGGCCATGATTATGCCTGGTGGCGCCACGGAATTATCGACGCACTGAAGCAGTTCGATGCCTTTTTCGCCGACCAGCATTAG
- a CDS encoding FecCD family ABC transporter permease, translating to MASRVQTRAFGMQRVVDVRGVTVLWHPRAVFACLVLGAVIVGCALLLLTQGSMKLSVTEVGQALAHPGADSRDRLVVWGIRLPMIVTGLATGMALGAAGMLFQTLSRNALGSPEIIGLVSGAAFGAVVGITFLQTTGWRTSLAAVAGCALAAGLAYALAPRGSGFINRLVLIGLGLSACYGAATTLLLTRIDPDIAIAGQVWLVGTLNARQWTHAVPAVAAVVVCLPVAWVLVRHLRVMELGDALCAGLGVRIPRVTAAVTVVGVVLTGAAIASTGPISFISLAAPQIARRLTGQQVVPVTTAALTGAVLLLVPQCIVHLAPAGYQAPVGVATSVVGGLYLIFFILRSKR from the coding sequence GTGGCTAGTCGGGTGCAGACCCGCGCGTTCGGTATGCAGCGCGTGGTTGATGTTCGGGGCGTGACGGTGTTGTGGCATCCTCGCGCGGTGTTTGCGTGCCTGGTGCTTGGTGCGGTGATTGTTGGTTGTGCGCTGCTTTTGCTTACCCAGGGGTCGATGAAGTTGTCTGTTACGGAGGTGGGCCAGGCGTTGGCGCACCCGGGTGCGGATAGTCGTGATCGCTTGGTGGTGTGGGGTATTCGCTTGCCGATGATCGTCACGGGACTGGCAACGGGCATGGCGTTGGGTGCTGCGGGGATGTTGTTTCAGACGTTGAGCCGTAACGCCTTGGGTTCGCCGGAGATCATCGGGCTGGTTAGCGGCGCGGCGTTCGGGGCGGTGGTTGGCATTACGTTTCTGCAGACCACAGGGTGGCGCACTTCGTTGGCGGCGGTGGCGGGGTGTGCGCTGGCGGCAGGGTTGGCGTACGCGTTGGCGCCTCGCGGGTCGGGGTTTATTAACCGTTTGGTGCTGATTGGGTTGGGGCTGTCTGCTTGTTATGGGGCTGCTACTACCCTGCTGCTCACGCGGATTGACCCGGATATTGCTATCGCTGGGCAGGTGTGGTTGGTGGGGACGTTGAATGCCCGCCAGTGGACGCATGCGGTTCCGGCTGTGGCTGCTGTGGTGGTGTGTCTTCCGGTTGCGTGGGTGTTGGTGCGGCATCTGCGTGTGATGGAGCTTGGTGATGCTTTGTGCGCGGGGCTTGGCGTGCGGATTCCCCGGGTGACTGCTGCTGTGACGGTAGTGGGTGTGGTGCTTACTGGCGCCGCGATTGCTAGTACGGGGCCGATTTCTTTTATTTCTTTGGCTGCTCCCCAGATTGCGCGCCGGTTGACGGGCCAGCAGGTTGTGCCTGTGACGACTGCCGCGCTGACTGGTGCGGTGTTGTTGTTGGTGCCCCAGTGCATTGTTCACTTGGCACCCGCGGGGTATCAGGCGCCGGTGGGCGTGGCAACCAGCGTGGTCGGTGGGCTTTATTTGATCTTTTTTATCCTCAGGAGCAAGAGATGA